One Tunturibacter gelidoferens genomic region harbors:
- the pyk gene encoding pyruvate kinase, translating to MPNVAPFAAIERGRRAKIVATLGPASSTPEIFRQLVRAGLDVARLNFSHGSHEQKAELIRMVRTISKEEGKPICILADLQGPKIRTGKLKGHKPVQLIAGKRLTITPREIEGTAALVGTTFKTLAENLETGSRILLSDGLIELRVETVKGVDVTCEIINGGMLGENKGINLPGIAVNVPSLTEKDEEDLIFAIAQGVDTVAVSFVRTADDVRHVKNRLAALKSDAWVVAKLEKPQAIEHLDSILEITDAIMVARGDLGVEVPPEKVPALQKHIIRRAAEFRKPVITATQMLESMIDNPRPTRAEASDVANAIYDGTDSVMLSAESAAGKYPVEAVAMMAKIITETEHQIRLDPRPALGHHPSVRLSIAETICECMSHAADDLDVAAIAIFTESGMTARLLSKYHPDPPIFALSPFEKVINRCMLLWGTYPILCARFRDTDKLVNMAEQILETQGHVHQRQIVGIVAGTRTKSGATNFMRLHMVGDRDTETHKSKTATKKKVR from the coding sequence ATGCCCAATGTTGCTCCCTTTGCCGCAATAGAACGTGGTCGCCGCGCCAAGATCGTCGCCACCCTCGGCCCCGCTTCCAGTACTCCGGAGATATTCCGCCAGCTTGTCCGCGCCGGACTCGACGTCGCCCGCCTGAACTTCTCTCATGGCAGCCACGAACAAAAGGCCGAGCTCATACGCATGGTCCGCACGATCTCCAAAGAAGAGGGCAAGCCCATCTGCATCCTCGCCGACCTGCAGGGTCCCAAGATTCGCACTGGGAAACTCAAAGGTCATAAGCCTGTGCAACTCATCGCCGGCAAGCGCCTGACGATCACCCCGCGCGAGATCGAAGGCACCGCCGCTTTGGTGGGCACTACCTTCAAGACGCTCGCCGAAAATCTCGAGACAGGATCCCGCATCCTGCTCTCGGACGGCCTTATCGAGCTGCGTGTCGAAACGGTCAAAGGCGTAGACGTCACCTGCGAGATCATCAACGGCGGCATGCTCGGCGAAAACAAGGGCATCAACCTCCCAGGTATCGCCGTCAACGTTCCTTCGCTCACCGAGAAGGACGAAGAGGACCTCATCTTCGCCATTGCTCAGGGTGTAGACACCGTCGCCGTCTCCTTTGTCCGTACCGCCGACGACGTACGCCACGTCAAGAATCGTCTGGCTGCTCTCAAGTCCGACGCGTGGGTCGTGGCCAAGCTGGAAAAGCCACAGGCGATTGAACATCTCGATAGCATCCTCGAAATCACTGATGCGATCATGGTCGCCCGCGGCGACCTGGGCGTAGAGGTTCCACCAGAAAAAGTTCCGGCACTCCAAAAGCACATCATTCGCCGCGCCGCCGAGTTCCGCAAGCCCGTGATCACGGCCACGCAGATGCTCGAGTCGATGATCGACAACCCGCGTCCCACTCGCGCCGAAGCGTCAGACGTCGCCAACGCCATCTACGACGGCACCGACTCGGTCATGCTCTCCGCCGAAAGCGCTGCAGGCAAGTATCCCGTCGAAGCCGTCGCCATGATGGCCAAAATCATTACCGAGACAGAGCACCAGATCCGCCTCGATCCTCGTCCCGCACTCGGTCATCACCCCAGTGTCCGCCTCTCCATCGCGGAGACAATCTGCGAGTGTATGTCGCATGCGGCCGACGACCTCGACGTAGCCGCTATCGCCATCTTCACCGAGAGCGGCATGACCGCCCGGCTCCTCTCCAAGTACCACCCCGACCCGCCCATCTTCGCGCTCTCGCCCTTTGAGAAGGTCATCAACCGCTGCATGCTTCTCTGGGGCACATATCCTATCCTCTGCGCTCGCTTTCGCGATACGGACAAGCTCGTCAACATGGCCGAACAGATCCTCGAAACACAGGGCCATGTTCATCAGCGTCAGATCGTTGGCATCGTCGCCGGGACTCGCACCAAATCCGGGGCGACGAACTTCATGCGTCTCCACATGGTAGGCGACCGAGATACCGAAACCCACAAATCCAAAACCGCAACAAAGAAAAAAGTCAGATGA
- a CDS encoding YihY/virulence factor BrkB family protein encodes MRHDSLNLAQSTAYSAMVSLFPALIVAAAAISLVPDNTPFRFQFALFFDRILPPDVSPLLQSYFVASPQTTRSTHALSLAALVSLSGASSVLATIMEGLRRANDLPFDCWTFWQRRIRALVLVPLSLIPFALASVLVVFGHFITTWVALHITPSARTSVFILALVIRWSVALIGSIGVTALIYHMGTPMQQSWKRTLPGAFVSTAMWFFATVVFGWYVTRFANYSQVYGSLGAGIALLFWLYIISLCVLCGAEFNAEFHSRFFHPHHPHSNPAPPNTLLPG; translated from the coding sequence ATGAGGCACGATAGCCTCAACCTCGCCCAATCTACTGCCTACTCGGCGATGGTCTCGCTGTTTCCGGCCCTCATCGTCGCTGCCGCCGCTATCAGCCTCGTTCCGGACAACACGCCTTTTCGCTTCCAGTTCGCTCTCTTCTTCGATCGCATCCTTCCTCCAGATGTCAGCCCCCTGCTGCAAAGTTATTTTGTCGCTTCGCCACAAACCACCCGTTCCACTCACGCACTGAGCCTTGCGGCGCTCGTCAGTCTCAGCGGCGCCTCCAGCGTTCTAGCGACCATCATGGAAGGTCTGCGCCGTGCTAACGATCTCCCGTTCGACTGTTGGACTTTTTGGCAGCGTCGCATCCGAGCACTCGTTCTGGTCCCCCTCTCGCTGATTCCCTTCGCGCTCGCCAGCGTCCTCGTGGTCTTCGGTCACTTCATCACGACCTGGGTCGCCCTGCACATCACGCCCTCTGCCCGTACGTCGGTCTTTATCCTTGCTCTCGTCATCCGATGGAGCGTTGCGCTTATCGGCAGCATCGGCGTCACTGCCCTCATCTACCATATGGGAACTCCCATGCAACAATCATGGAAGCGTACCCTCCCTGGGGCCTTCGTCTCCACCGCCATGTGGTTTTTTGCGACTGTCGTCTTCGGCTGGTATGTCACACGCTTCGCCAACTACTCTCAGGTCTATGGATCCCTGGGCGCCGGCATAGCGCTCCTGTTCTGGCTCTATATCATCTCGCTCTGCGTTCTGTGCGGGGCTGAGTTTAATGCAGAGTTCCACTCTCGATTTTTCCACCCGCATCATCCTCATTCCAACCCCGCGCCCCCAAACACCCTCCTCCCCGGTTAG
- a CDS encoding thioredoxin family protein, whose protein sequence is MNTIRRITIRTVAVALLALMMTSFAPASAQSVFMVNRNLYSETANANADIAAAMVTARREHKRIILDFGANWCGDCQVLDYYYRQSPNAELLAKHFLVVHIDTGHVDHNVDVAKKYHVPIAHGIPSLAVIDAHGTLLYAEHEKEFEHTSVEAVTAFLNRWKA, encoded by the coding sequence ATACGTCGCATCACGATTCGCACTGTTGCAGTAGCGCTTCTGGCGCTCATGATGACTTCATTCGCTCCGGCCTCTGCTCAGTCCGTCTTCATGGTCAACAGGAACCTCTACTCAGAGACCGCCAACGCCAATGCTGACATTGCCGCCGCAATGGTCACCGCCCGCCGCGAGCACAAGCGCATCATCCTCGACTTCGGTGCAAACTGGTGCGGTGACTGTCAGGTCCTGGATTACTACTACCGCCAAAGTCCCAATGCGGAACTCCTCGCCAAGCACTTTCTTGTTGTGCACATCGATACCGGCCATGTAGACCACAACGTGGATGTGGCAAAGAAGTATCATGTTCCCATCGCCCATGGCATTCCTTCTCTCGCTGTCATCGACGCCCACGGCACCCTCCTCTACGCCGAACACGAGAAGGAGTTCGAGCACACCAGCGTTGAAGCCGTCACGGCTTTCCTCAATCGGTGGAAGGCGTAA